AGCGAAAGTAGTTTTATATGTAAAGGGCAACGGTGTTTATAGTAGACTGAAGTTTGAAAGTGGAATACATCGTGTTCAGCGTGTTCCTTCAACTGAATCAAGTGGCAGGTTGCATACTTCTGCTGCAACTGTGGCAGTTATGCCAGAAATAGATAATGCAGACGTTGAAGTTGAATCAAAAGATTTAAAAATAGATACCTACCGTGCGAGTGGAGCCGGAGGTCAGCATGTTAATAAGACAGACTCAGCGGTCAGGATAACACACCTTCCAACTGGAATTGTTGTCGCTTGCCAGGACGAGAGATCTCAACATAAAAACAGAGATAAAGCGATGAGCCTTTTAAAGTCAAAGATATGGGATGCAAAGGAAGAGGAACGACATTCTA
This genomic stretch from Candidatus Margulisiibacteriota bacterium harbors:
- the prfA gene encoding peptide chain release factor 1 produces the protein DPNDNNNAYLEVRGGTGGEEAAIFARDLFDMYSRYINNMGWTAELIDENESDAGGLAKVVLYVKGNGVYSRLKFESGIHRVQRVPSTESSGRLHTSAATVAVMPEIDNADVEVESKDLKIDTYRASGAGGQHVNKTDSAVRITHLPTGIVVACQDERSQHKNRDKAMSLLKSKIWDAKEEERHSKESAQRKQMVGSGDRSEKIRTYNYPQNRVTDHRINLTLYKLDYIMNGDLDELIDGLQSADQLEKLKNI